Proteins from a single region of Chromobacterium sp. ATCC 53434:
- the ispD gene encoding 2-C-methyl-D-erythritol 4-phosphate cytidylyltransferase, with product MARMIALVPAAGSGSRFGAPSPKQYLQLNGKPLMWHTLATLAAVPAIDEVAVVISPQDEWFDDFSWELPKLSVHRVGGASRADSVAAGLTALACADDDWVLVHDAARCCLSVAATERLIATLADHPVGGLLALPVPDTVKRADGDGRVSATVPRNGLWLAQTPQMFRAGTLGRALDGGGADITDEASAIERLGLKPQLVEGDAQNFKVTYPRDLALARAILAARDAQ from the coding sequence ATGGCGAGAATGATCGCGCTGGTGCCGGCCGCCGGCTCCGGCAGCCGCTTCGGCGCGCCCAGTCCCAAGCAATACCTGCAGCTGAACGGCAAGCCGCTGATGTGGCACACGCTGGCCACGCTGGCGGCGGTGCCGGCGATAGACGAGGTGGCGGTGGTGATCTCGCCGCAGGACGAATGGTTCGACGACTTCTCCTGGGAACTGCCCAAGCTGTCGGTGCATCGCGTCGGCGGCGCCAGCCGCGCCGACAGCGTCGCGGCCGGCCTGACGGCGCTCGCCTGCGCCGACGACGACTGGGTGCTGGTGCACGACGCCGCGCGCTGTTGCCTGTCGGTGGCGGCGACGGAGAGGCTGATCGCCACGCTGGCCGACCATCCGGTCGGCGGCCTGCTGGCTTTGCCGGTGCCGGACACCGTCAAGCGCGCCGACGGCGACGGCCGGGTCAGCGCCACCGTGCCGCGCAACGGCCTGTGGCTGGCGCAAACGCCGCAGATGTTCCGCGCCGGCACGCTGGGCCGGGCGCTGGACGGCGGCGGCGCCGACATCACCGACGAGGCGTCGGCCATCGAGCGGCTGGGGCTGAAGCCGCAGCTGGTGGAGGGCGACGCGCAGAATTTCAAGGTCACCTATCCGCGCGACCTGG
- the dnaQ gene encoding DNA polymerase III subunit epsilon has product MIILDTETTGLDPQQGHRIIEFAGLEMIGRKLTGKHLHCYIHPERDIDPDAQRVHGISLEFLAGKPVYRQVAQEIADFLRGAELIIHNAPFDVGFLNAEFAKLGMEPIGKLCSGVIDTLRDARDMFPGKRNSLDALCDRFEIDRSNRTLHGALVDCELLSEVYLWMTRGQESLAMDIEVELPGGDAGAIQFERKPLTVLAASADELAEHQAYLDALDKAVKGQCLWRGLEAPAAAEG; this is encoded by the coding sequence ATGATCATTCTCGATACCGAAACCACCGGTCTCGATCCGCAGCAGGGCCACCGCATCATCGAATTCGCCGGCCTGGAAATGATAGGCCGCAAGCTGACCGGCAAGCATTTGCACTGTTACATCCATCCCGAACGCGACATCGACCCGGACGCGCAGCGGGTGCACGGCATTTCGCTGGAGTTTCTCGCCGGCAAGCCGGTGTACCGCCAGGTGGCGCAGGAGATCGCCGACTTCCTGCGCGGCGCCGAGCTGATCATCCACAACGCGCCGTTCGACGTGGGCTTCCTCAACGCCGAATTCGCCAAGCTGGGCATGGAGCCGATCGGCAAACTGTGCAGCGGCGTGATCGACACGCTGCGCGACGCGCGCGACATGTTCCCGGGCAAGCGCAACAGCCTGGACGCGCTGTGCGACCGCTTCGAGATCGACCGTTCCAACCGTACCCTGCACGGCGCGCTGGTGGACTGCGAACTGCTGTCCGAAGTGTATCTGTGGATGACGCGCGGGCAGGAAAGCCTGGCGATGGACATCGAGGTGGAGTTGCCGGGCGGCGACGCCGGCGCCATCCAGTTCGAGCGCAAGCCGCTGACGGTGCTGGCCGCCAGCGCCGACGAGCTGGCCGAGCATCAGGCCTATCTGGACGCGCTGGACAAGGCGGTGAAGGGGCAGTGCCTGTGGCGCGGCCTGGAGGCGCCGGCAGCGGCGGAGGGCTGA
- a CDS encoding DUF6178 family protein — MKKTTKLDKRLSTAPLHSGSELIRQIAGSPQLATYIQKLPAYTLNKLIETVGLEDSQEILALVSAEQLKEVLDISLWHGQGLGQREELDIDQFMRWIETLREDEDMLAPRLIALGEDFIVVCLARLISVVDRTVATPEDDGGISIDNYQVFPKIEKHWHVVVEMLLNLSRHAADFLLRALARCDFTPSVGRQNQEEEGEETALLEEDLTGERVDARSASGYVDPVSATLFLMSAKTQPLASLLSQRHYDVNTADFLEKQRQRLALAFRPPSPAPDAGSPPPLLAAASPAPDHPQPSEAESREAFAALDAILRNAGVFPSEQSATRLLTSDAEPQRSPSSSLLTTALSRLRPDIASERMAELAYLSNIMMSGATVQGKTITEMEAAQIVSATGNLGACYLAEQWGEDAAGAGARLQRELEKAPGVVRLFQIGYQLLCSIPVRCAEAIIRSAPQKQALLDEFDYEYEEEIAAPYDIMKLVRENRYGEAKMLTDNLPAEFHGSTIAVLRTLIDATPCFPHVLEAQAGSKNIYVKKGYRHISTMEDIAKIHAFLLRL, encoded by the coding sequence ATGAAAAAAACGACCAAGCTCGACAAACGCCTATCGACCGCCCCATTGCACAGCGGCAGCGAGCTGATTCGTCAGATCGCCGGCAGTCCGCAGCTGGCCACTTATATTCAGAAGCTGCCCGCCTACACGCTGAACAAACTGATAGAGACGGTGGGGCTGGAAGACAGCCAGGAAATATTGGCCCTGGTCAGCGCGGAGCAATTGAAAGAGGTGCTCGACATCTCGCTATGGCATGGCCAGGGCCTGGGGCAAAGGGAAGAGCTCGACATCGACCAGTTCATGCGCTGGATCGAGACGCTGCGCGAAGATGAAGACATGCTCGCGCCCCGACTGATCGCCCTCGGCGAGGATTTCATCGTGGTATGCCTGGCCAGATTGATATCGGTGGTGGACAGGACGGTCGCGACGCCGGAAGACGACGGCGGGATTTCCATCGACAATTATCAGGTCTTCCCCAAGATCGAAAAGCACTGGCACGTGGTTGTCGAGATGCTGCTGAACCTGTCGCGGCATGCCGCCGACTTCCTGCTCCGCGCGCTGGCGAGATGCGACTTCACCCCCAGCGTCGGCCGACAGAACCAGGAGGAGGAGGGAGAGGAAACGGCGCTGCTGGAAGAGGACCTCACCGGCGAACGCGTCGACGCGCGCTCGGCTTCCGGCTACGTCGATCCGGTCAGCGCGACGCTGTTCCTGATGTCGGCGAAGACACAGCCGCTGGCGTCCCTGCTCAGCCAGCGACACTACGACGTCAACACGGCCGATTTCCTCGAAAAGCAGCGCCAGCGGCTGGCGCTTGCGTTCCGGCCGCCGTCTCCGGCGCCCGACGCGGGCAGCCCTCCCCCGCTGCTCGCGGCCGCAAGCCCGGCGCCCGACCATCCGCAGCCAAGCGAGGCGGAAAGCCGCGAGGCGTTCGCGGCCCTTGACGCCATTCTCCGCAACGCCGGCGTCTTCCCGTCCGAGCAATCGGCAACGCGGCTGCTGACCAGCGATGCCGAACCGCAGCGCTCGCCCTCGTCCTCCTTGCTGACAACGGCCTTGTCGCGCCTTCGGCCGGACATCGCCTCCGAGAGGATGGCGGAGCTGGCTTATCTGTCCAATATCATGATGTCGGGCGCCACCGTCCAGGGGAAAACGATCACGGAAATGGAGGCGGCTCAAATCGTCAGCGCGACCGGCAATCTCGGCGCCTGCTATTTGGCCGAACAATGGGGGGAGGATGCCGCCGGCGCCGGCGCCCGACTACAGCGCGAGCTGGAAAAAGCGCCCGGCGTCGTGCGTCTGTTCCAGATCGGCTATCAGCTGCTTTGCTCGATTCCGGTCCGCTGCGCCGAAGCCATCATTCGCTCCGCGCCGCAAAAACAAGCGTTGCTGGACGAATTCGACTACGAGTACGAGGAAGAGATCGCCGCCCCGTACGACATCATGAAACTGGTAAGGGAAAACCGCTACGGCGAAGCGAAAATGCTGACCGACAATCTGCCGGCCGAATTTCACGGCTCGACCATCGCCGTCCTTCGGACCCTGATCGATGCGACGCCCTGCTTTCCCCACGTGCTAGAAGCGCAGGCGGGATCGAAGAACATTTATGTAAAGAAGGGCTATCGCCATATTTCGACGATGGAGGACATCGCGAAAATCCACGCCTTTCTGCTACGGCTGTAG
- a CDS encoding beta-ketoacyl synthase N-terminal-like domain-containing protein has product MVTGMGIVGGAGIGVERFTDALRNGRGRFSAVRAAPSSRPAYVMAELEPFRLDEHLPSALQAEPSLAARLRKVGGRSTRVAQAGLLAVAQAWCQAGFPAGGERTALVVGGQNLSHAFEAGWSERFAEEPAYLSPSAAIQMLDSDLIGCVSEVFGMQGEGYAVGGASASGNVAILNGLRLIRSGDADVCVVVGALAELSPFQLQAFANLGALGGEAYLDEPERACRPFDRRHNGFIPGQASACLVLEAESHALARGAPALGRVLGGAMSLDGNRGANPSVAGEAGVMRRALANAGVPVDAVEYVNAHGSSSSLGDITELKAIERAFGAHGPNVLVNSTKSISGHCLWSAGVVEALACLVQINAGFLHGNLNLTEPIEHACALLGPDSRDIGVRIAMSNSFGFGGINTSLVLASPSLSIGSG; this is encoded by the coding sequence GTGGTCACAGGAATGGGCATTGTCGGCGGGGCGGGCATCGGCGTGGAGCGCTTCACCGATGCCCTGCGCAATGGACGCGGCCGTTTCAGCGCGGTGCGCGCCGCGCCGTCGTCGCGCCCCGCTTATGTGATGGCGGAACTGGAGCCTTTCCGCCTGGACGAGCATCTGCCATCGGCCTTGCAGGCCGAGCCGTCGCTGGCGGCCCGCCTGCGAAAAGTCGGCGGCCGATCGACGCGGGTGGCGCAGGCCGGCTTGCTGGCCGTCGCGCAGGCGTGGTGCCAGGCGGGCTTTCCAGCCGGCGGCGAGCGCACGGCCCTGGTGGTCGGCGGACAGAATCTGTCGCACGCGTTTGAAGCCGGCTGGTCGGAGCGCTTTGCCGAGGAACCCGCCTATCTGAGTCCGTCCGCCGCCATCCAGATGCTCGATTCCGATCTGATCGGCTGCGTCAGCGAGGTGTTCGGCATGCAGGGGGAGGGCTATGCGGTCGGCGGGGCCTCCGCCTCCGGAAACGTCGCGATACTGAACGGCTTGAGGCTGATCCGCAGCGGAGACGCCGACGTCTGCGTCGTGGTCGGCGCGCTGGCCGAGCTGTCCCCGTTCCAGTTGCAGGCATTCGCCAATCTGGGCGCCCTTGGCGGCGAGGCCTATCTGGACGAGCCCGAGCGGGCCTGCCGCCCCTTCGATCGGCGCCACAACGGCTTCATTCCCGGGCAGGCAAGCGCGTGCCTGGTGCTGGAGGCCGAGTCCCACGCGCTCGCCCGCGGCGCGCCGGCGCTGGGGCGCGTTCTCGGCGGGGCGATGTCGCTAGACGGCAACCGCGGCGCCAATCCGTCGGTCGCCGGCGAGGCCGGCGTTATGCGGCGCGCGCTGGCCAACGCCGGGGTGCCCGTCGACGCCGTCGAGTACGTGAATGCCCACGGCAGCAGCTCCAGTCTGGGCGACATCACCGAGCTGAAAGCCATTGAGCGGGCATTCGGCGCCCATGGACCGAATGTGCTGGTCAACTCGACCAAAAGCATCAGCGGGCATTGCCTGTGGTCGGCGGGCGTGGTGGAGGCGCTGGCTTGCTTGGTTCAGATCAATGCCGGTTTCCTGCACGGGAACCTGAATTTGACGGAGCCGATCGAGCATGCGTGCGCGCTGCTGGGGCCCGATAGCCGAGACATCGGAGTCCGGATCGCGATGAGCAATTCATTCGGCTTCGGCGGAATCAATACCAGCCTGGTTCTCGCCTCGCCGTCCCTGTCGATCGGAAGCGGCTGA
- a CDS encoding phosphopantetheine-binding protein — protein sequence MTKDDVFAAVKEVILDTLPDLDASLVTPERSLSELGANSVDRAEIVVSSMAALRVKASALELREAKNIGGLVDILHGKTEVRA from the coding sequence ATGACCAAAGATGACGTATTTGCCGCGGTGAAAGAGGTAATCCTGGATACGCTGCCGGATCTGGACGCCTCGCTGGTGACGCCGGAACGCAGTTTGAGCGAGCTGGGCGCCAATTCGGTCGACAGGGCCGAGATCGTCGTCAGCAGCATGGCGGCATTGCGGGTGAAGGCTTCCGCGCTGGAATTGCGGGAGGCGAAGAATATCGGCGGGCTGGTCGATATCCTCCACGGCAAGACCGAGGTTCGGGCTTGA
- a CDS encoding MFS transporter yields MDSDSKVSGHKRGGMAAVLICLFMAMLDSSAVNIALPTIAQAYHVDFGLARWVVLSYMLALTALVLPMGRLADVVGKRNIYVAGIVIFGVGSAACAMPASIASLLLSRVVQGVGAAIILALGPALVTELVPAGERGRAFGIMGAVVALGVIIGPSAGGALIAVLGWHSIFWLNIPLCVGAATVAFKHLNRDRPSERPPFDLAGTAALVAALTLSLLALSPGELGFLDALGGGGIWLAAVLMWLVFVWIERRSGHPIVEARLFGNAVLSLNLLAAFLSSVSIAATLLLLPFYLQNVLGFAVAKTGLLLAITPLVLTMAAPVSGIMADRFGAHRVIAVGLIIMAIGFVAASTLSTHSTSLEFACKFVLVGLGLGLFQSPNNALIMSAAEAGHAGIVSGLLAMTRLMGQTIGVALVGIIWSWRVFIHEGAARALAQHQVDALREVFIGLTVLTLLVLALSVQSSLCRKRAVASVAPSG; encoded by the coding sequence ATGGATAGCGACAGCAAGGTATCTGGCCATAAGCGGGGGGGAATGGCGGCAGTGCTGATCTGCCTCTTCATGGCCATGCTGGACAGCAGCGCCGTGAACATCGCGCTTCCGACCATCGCGCAGGCCTACCATGTCGATTTCGGTTTGGCCCGCTGGGTCGTGCTCTCGTACATGTTGGCGCTGACGGCCCTGGTGCTGCCGATGGGACGCCTGGCCGACGTGGTGGGGAAAAGAAACATCTATGTGGCGGGGATCGTGATTTTCGGCGTCGGATCGGCAGCTTGCGCGATGCCGGCATCGATAGCCAGCCTGTTGCTCAGCCGCGTCGTGCAGGGTGTTGGCGCGGCCATCATCCTGGCGCTCGGCCCGGCGCTGGTGACCGAGCTGGTGCCGGCCGGCGAGCGCGGGCGGGCATTCGGCATCATGGGCGCCGTGGTCGCCCTGGGGGTGATCATCGGGCCCAGCGCGGGGGGCGCGCTGATTGCCGTGCTGGGCTGGCACTCCATTTTCTGGCTCAATATCCCGCTGTGCGTCGGTGCCGCCACCGTGGCGTTCAAGCACCTCAATCGAGACCGGCCAAGCGAGCGTCCGCCGTTTGATCTGGCTGGAACGGCGGCGCTGGTCGCGGCATTGACGCTATCGCTGCTTGCGCTTTCACCCGGAGAGCTGGGATTTCTCGATGCGCTTGGCGGCGGCGGAATCTGGCTCGCCGCCGTTCTGATGTGGCTGGTGTTTGTCTGGATTGAACGCCGCAGCGGGCATCCCATCGTAGAGGCGCGCTTATTCGGCAACGCCGTCCTCAGCCTGAACTTGCTGGCGGCGTTTCTCAGCTCGGTCAGCATCGCCGCGACTTTGTTGCTGCTGCCGTTCTACCTGCAGAACGTGCTGGGCTTCGCGGTCGCCAAAACGGGCTTGCTGCTTGCCATCACGCCGCTGGTGCTGACGATGGCCGCGCCGGTTTCCGGCATCATGGCGGACCGTTTCGGCGCGCACCGCGTCATCGCCGTCGGCCTGATCATCATGGCGATCGGCTTCGTTGCCGCCTCAACCCTGTCCACGCACTCCACATCGCTGGAATTCGCCTGCAAGTTTGTCCTCGTCGGCCTGGGACTGGGTTTGTTCCAGTCGCCGAACAACGCCTTGATCATGTCCGCGGCCGAGGCCGGGCATGCCGGCATCGTGTCCGGCTTGCTGGCGATGACGCGGCTGATGGGCCAGACCATAGGCGTGGCCCTGGTGGGCATCATCTGGTCGTGGCGCGTCTTCATCCATGAGGGCGCCGCGCGCGCGCTGGCGCAGCATCAAGTCGATGCCTTGCGCGAAGTATTCATCGGTTTGACGGTGCTGACCTTGTTGGTCCTGGCATTGTCGGTTCAAAGCTCGTTATGTCGAAAGAGAGCGGTGGCATCCGTGGCGCCAAGCGGTTGA
- a CDS encoding PfaD family polyunsaturated fatty acid/polyketide biosynthesis protein: MAAPALRGKRKNRMLGSSEFRRQYGVCQAYVAGSMYKGISSGDLVVAMARSGMMGFLGAGGMRLDRVEHEILEIQQRLAAGQAYGVNLLANLDQPEQEFSIVELCLAMGVPNIEASAFMRVHDSLVWYRFKGAYSGRNGEPCARQRVLAKVSQPEVAALFLNPPPESALRRLVAQGRLSASEADIASRMPVASDICVEADSGGHTDRGVLLVLLPAMLRLRERICRERRYAQRVNVGAAGGIGAPEAAAAAFLMGADFIVTGSINQCTVEAGTSSQVKDLLQTVEIGDTGYAPAGDMFELGARVQVVRRGLLFPPRANELYELYRRHASLDELEPRVSQAIQEKYFRRSFDQVWQETREYYARCNPQRLAEIEQSPKARMAAIFRWYFIHSTRLALRGGEEQKADYQIQCGPAMGAFNTWVKGSRYEDWRCRHVDEIGMLLLQGAEEYIHDALSRNADAVAG; the protein is encoded by the coding sequence GTGGCCGCGCCGGCTCTCAGAGGGAAAAGGAAGAATCGAATGTTAGGGTCCAGCGAGTTCAGAAGGCAATACGGCGTTTGCCAGGCCTATGTGGCCGGCTCGATGTACAAGGGCATTTCATCCGGCGATCTGGTCGTCGCCATGGCGCGTTCGGGCATGATGGGTTTTCTGGGCGCGGGCGGGATGCGGCTGGACCGGGTCGAGCATGAAATCCTGGAGATTCAGCAGCGGCTGGCGGCCGGGCAGGCTTACGGCGTCAATCTGCTGGCGAATCTGGATCAGCCGGAGCAGGAGTTTTCCATCGTCGAGCTGTGCCTGGCGATGGGCGTGCCGAATATCGAGGCATCGGCATTCATGAGGGTGCATGACAGCCTGGTCTGGTATCGCTTCAAGGGGGCGTACAGCGGGCGGAACGGAGAGCCATGCGCGCGGCAGCGCGTGCTGGCGAAAGTATCGCAGCCGGAAGTGGCGGCGCTGTTTCTGAATCCGCCGCCCGAGAGCGCGCTGCGGCGTCTGGTGGCGCAAGGACGTTTGTCGGCCTCGGAGGCGGACATCGCCAGCCGGATGCCGGTCGCCAGCGATATCTGCGTGGAGGCGGACTCCGGCGGGCATACCGACCGGGGCGTACTGCTGGTATTGCTGCCGGCGATGCTCAGGCTGCGCGAGCGAATCTGCCGGGAGCGGCGTTACGCGCAGCGGGTGAATGTCGGCGCCGCCGGCGGCATCGGCGCGCCGGAGGCCGCCGCCGCGGCCTTTCTGATGGGCGCGGATTTCATCGTCACCGGCTCGATCAACCAGTGCACGGTGGAGGCCGGAACCAGCAGCCAGGTCAAGGATCTGCTGCAGACGGTCGAAATCGGCGACACCGGCTATGCGCCCGCGGGGGACATGTTCGAACTGGGCGCGCGCGTGCAGGTGGTGCGCCGCGGCCTGCTGTTTCCGCCGCGCGCCAATGAACTGTATGAGCTGTACCGGCGCCATGCGTCGCTGGACGAGCTTGAGCCCAGGGTGAGTCAAGCGATCCAGGAAAAGTATTTCCGCCGCAGTTTCGACCAGGTATGGCAGGAAACGCGGGAGTACTACGCCAGATGCAATCCCCAGCGCCTCGCCGAGATCGAGCAAAGTCCAAAAGCCAGGATGGCGGCGATATTTCGCTGGTATTTCATCCATTCGACGCGTCTCGCCCTGCGCGGCGGCGAAGAGCAGAAAGCCGATTATCAAATTCAATGCGGGCCCGCGATGGGCGCTTTCAATACCTGGGTGAAGGGCAGCCGCTATGAAGACTGGCGGTGCCGCCATGTCGATGAAATCGGCATGCTTTTGCTGCAAGGAGCGGAGGAATATATCCACGATGCCTTGAGCCGAAACGCCGATGCCGTCGCCGGATGA
- a CDS encoding 4'-phosphopantetheinyl transferase superfamily protein — translation MVFSAKESVFKCLYPQVGKYFDFLDVEIVALDARNRAFRFRVLADLSDRVAAGFEADGCYSILPGIVFTYVSWPRRLSEGKGRIEC, via the coding sequence ATGGTTTTTTCCGCCAAGGAAAGCGTCTTCAAGTGCCTGTACCCGCAGGTCGGCAAGTATTTCGACTTTCTTGATGTCGAAATCGTCGCGCTGGATGCGCGGAATCGGGCGTTCCGCTTTCGCGTCCTGGCCGATTTGAGCGACCGGGTAGCGGCGGGCTTCGAAGCCGACGGCTGTTACAGCATCCTGCCCGGCATCGTGTTCACTTATGTCTCGTGGCCGCGCCGGCTCTCAGAGGGAAAAGGAAGAATCGAATGTTAG
- a CDS encoding 4'-phosphopantetheinyl transferase: protein MLTARVDVGLSVPNLIAAAYDSDRYSPASHASLGVALPPSLSGAVARRKAAYLAGRYCAMQALSQAGHPLPCELPIGEDRSPVWPAGLVGSITHTEGLAAAVVASAGDARGLGIDAERIIGEQTCRLLRDQIVGEREWRFERRWFDLARSLVLHDGFFRQGKRLQVPVPAGRQVFRLS from the coding sequence ATGCTGACGGCCCGTGTCGATGTGGGCCTGTCGGTCCCCAATCTGATAGCGGCCGCTTACGACAGCGATCGATACAGCCCCGCCAGCCATGCCAGCCTGGGCGTGGCGCTGCCGCCGTCGCTGTCGGGGGCGGTGGCCCGGCGGAAGGCCGCCTATCTGGCGGGGCGGTATTGCGCGATGCAGGCCTTGTCGCAGGCCGGGCATCCGCTGCCGTGCGAATTGCCGATCGGCGAGGACCGGAGCCCGGTATGGCCGGCCGGACTGGTCGGCTCGATCACGCATACCGAGGGCCTGGCCGCGGCCGTTGTCGCGTCCGCCGGCGATGCCAGAGGGCTGGGCATCGACGCCGAGAGAATCATCGGCGAGCAGACCTGCCGATTGCTGCGCGATCAAATCGTCGGCGAAAGAGAATGGCGCTTTGAGAGGCGATGGTTCGATCTGGCCCGATCGCTTGTTTTGCACGATGGTTTTTTCCGCCAAGGAAAGCGTCTTCAAGTGCCTGTACCCGCAGGTCGGCAAGTATTTCGACTTTCTTGA
- a CDS encoding acyltransferase domain-containing protein has product MSGNESRAKVVFLCGGQGAQYFQMGKELFGANAAFRACLLRGEEIFHGVAGESLLDVIFDPCRRKSDSFDQLEYTHPAIFLIQYALAQALAERGLTPDLVVGCSLGEFAAAAISGLAEFEDALVAVMEQADRIVRHCDEAGMTAILDGVELFDAEPALFADCELAAVNYARHFVISASRPVLARVEKALQARNALHQRLPVRYGFHSSWIALPDSARAGLALKPAQARVPIWSSAAMAPVSRFDADHGWRVLRSPIRFAETLQSIPNHAGHVYVDLSPSGTLSAFARNVLGVQSQRAIFAAMSPYGNDAQVFDAMLGGVLASEGRRFPEPSC; this is encoded by the coding sequence ATGAGCGGCAATGAATCGAGGGCCAAGGTGGTGTTTTTATGCGGCGGGCAAGGCGCGCAGTATTTCCAGATGGGGAAAGAACTGTTTGGCGCCAACGCCGCCTTTCGCGCTTGCCTGCTGCGCGGAGAGGAGATTTTTCATGGCGTCGCGGGAGAGTCGCTGCTCGATGTGATTTTTGATCCCTGCCGAAGAAAATCCGATAGTTTCGATCAGCTGGAATACACCCATCCGGCCATTTTCCTGATCCAGTATGCATTGGCGCAGGCTTTGGCGGAGCGGGGCCTGACGCCCGATCTGGTCGTCGGGTGCAGCTTGGGCGAGTTCGCGGCGGCCGCCATTTCCGGCCTGGCGGAATTCGAGGACGCGCTTGTCGCCGTGATGGAACAGGCCGACCGTATCGTCCGGCATTGCGATGAGGCCGGCATGACGGCGATCCTGGACGGCGTCGAGCTCTTCGACGCCGAACCGGCCTTGTTTGCCGATTGCGAGCTCGCGGCGGTCAACTACGCCAGGCATTTCGTCATTTCGGCCAGCCGGCCTGTCCTGGCCCGGGTCGAAAAGGCCCTGCAGGCGCGCAACGCGCTCCATCAGCGCTTGCCGGTTCGTTACGGATTCCATTCCAGCTGGATCGCCTTGCCCGATTCCGCTCGGGCCGGCCTGGCGCTGAAGCCCGCGCAGGCCCGGGTGCCGATATGGTCCTCTGCGGCCATGGCGCCGGTTTCGCGTTTCGACGCCGATCACGGCTGGCGGGTCCTGCGCTCGCCGATACGGTTTGCCGAAACCCTGCAGTCGATACCGAATCACGCCGGGCATGTCTATGTCGATCTGAGCCCGTCGGGAACCTTGTCCGCTTTTGCGCGGAATGTATTGGGCGTCCAATCGCAGCGCGCGATATTTGCCGCGATGAGCCCGTATGGAAACGACGCGCAGGTTTTCGACGCGATGCTGGGCGGCGTGCTGGCGAGCGAGGGGCGAAGATTTCCAGAGCCGTCATGCTGA
- the fabD gene encoding ACP S-malonyltransferase: MIAYIFAGQGSQFRGMGAEVFGAFPDLVDRADDILGYSIEELCLTDPDQRLNRTEYTQPAVYVVNALSHMREARNGSGVADYYAGHSLGEYNALLAAGAFSFEDGLRMVAKRGELMGSVSYGGGMAAVVGLSADDILDALSEAGLYGVDLANFNTPTQVVISGSTQDIAMAQSVFENLGASYHILSVGGAFHSRFMAPARAAFEDFVEPFYFHTLHTPVISNRRALPYLNGSVAVDLVEQITAPVRWVESIAYMARQGVTEWKEVAPRAILTPFLRKIIKSETSKQ; this comes from the coding sequence ATGATTGCATACATTTTCGCCGGACAAGGTTCCCAGTTTCGCGGCATGGGAGCGGAAGTGTTTGGAGCATTTCCCGATCTGGTCGACCGCGCCGATGATATCTTGGGTTATTCGATTGAAGAGCTGTGCCTGACCGATCCGGATCAACGATTGAATCGAACCGAGTATACCCAGCCTGCGGTCTATGTCGTCAATGCGCTGAGCCATATGCGAGAGGCTCGCAATGGTTCCGGCGTGGCGGATTATTATGCCGGCCATTCCCTGGGCGAATACAATGCCTTGCTGGCGGCGGGCGCGTTTTCTTTCGAGGATGGCTTGCGCATGGTTGCCAAGCGCGGCGAATTGATGGGAAGCGTCTCGTACGGGGGCGGCATGGCCGCGGTTGTCGGTTTGTCGGCGGACGACATTCTCGACGCATTGTCGGAAGCCGGATTGTATGGCGTGGATCTGGCTAATTTCAACACGCCGACGCAGGTGGTCATTTCAGGTTCGACGCAGGATATTGCAATGGCGCAGAGCGTTTTTGAGAATCTGGGCGCCTCGTATCACATCCTCAGTGTTGGCGGCGCATTCCATTCCAGATTCATGGCGCCGGCCAGGGCGGCGTTCGAAGACTTCGTCGAGCCATTTTATTTCCACACCTTGCATACGCCGGTGATCTCGAATCGAAGGGCCTTGCCTTATCTGAATGGCAGCGTGGCGGTCGATCTGGTCGAGCAGATCACCGCGCCGGTGCGCTGGGTGGAGAGCATCGCCTATATGGCGAGGCAGGGCGTGACGGAATGGAAGGAAGTGGCGCCGCGGGCCATTCTGACGCCGTTCTTGCGGAAAATCATCAAGAGCGAGACCTCGAAACAATGA